GAAAGGCTCTTGGGGCCCAAGAAAAGGGCATcttgattgatgttttttttacaattttaagaACACTTTTCTGGTTGACTATTGcgattttttagataaaaattttaaattttatgattaaatattaaaatattatatttaatattattattgtattaagatttaaaaaagttaagaaaaaattaaattatttattatattttgtatggagatttgaaaaaattataatgatgagataaaaattttatgtttaaaatgaaaattttatttggcTAAACAGTATttcaatgttttaaaataaagttttctttaaattatgaaagaaatttatcaaaataaggATATAAtggataaattatttttctttttcaaatagttACATTACtcctttatatatttatagattacTGTTTAcatatgtaaaagaaaattaattatctctctctcctctaaattatttaatccctttatcttttttttttttaaagttcaactcataaaatttttgtcatcccattttcagattttatacggaatgacataattttttatgacCATCATATTTGAAATggtccatatattttttttataaataatttaaaatatgacataattttttttttattatattttgaataaatgtcaattttattttgatttaaaataaaatataatgatatGAGATTGTATAGGAGaggatattgtaaatattaaaagataaagatattatttataattagaaaaaatatttaaaataaataaaaaaaatattaaaaaatataatatttaaataatataaaaaaaataaataaactgataTATTATCGTAAAAGTTGGtacgtaaaataaaaaataaataaattttgatgatatattgtgAATGATAGGATGAAGGAACCGCCGAGTGCTCTAAGATTGGGAAGCTTCCCTGAGTCCCTGGTTGTGTTAGCGGCAGAAGCCCAGACGTAGACCCGGAGCAGCAATCGAAGTCTGTCTTCGCTAATCtcggaaaagggaaaaaattaagaaaactaaaatctAACCGGATATTGATGTCTGTCAGAGGGAGAAGAGGATGGGGGCCATTGATGTCAGTCAGAGGGAGAAGAGGAAGGTAGAGCTACTGTAGCTCCACCCCCCTCTCCGAGATGGACGGATAGATGGATGGCCGATTAGCGGCTTCTGGAACTTCTTACAGACCTGGGCCACTGTAAACGTGTATTTGATTTCTGCGTAATCAATATTCTTTGTTTTAAAGTGTATAATTGAGGCAGCCACACGTGTGGATGTGGATGACGAACAGCcgaagaatattatttttgagttgCTCGGGATAGGCATGGGAATTTTAAATttggtatgaaaatttaaaatattatttttaatattattattattttaaaatttaaaaaattaaattatttattatattttatataaaagtttaaaaaaattataataataaaataaaaatttatatctttCATCTACCAAACCTGCCCTAAATCATGGAGGACCAAAGACGGGGTCCACGAATGCACAACGGGGTCGACGTTAAGGCAAAGGCAAAGAACAAAACCGTGGACTGGCCCCACCTCTCAAACCACAATGCCAGGGGCCAGGACTCATCAATTCCGCAACCCAATCGTTTTGACTTTGCCCATTTTTTATTTCCCATCACGAGTACCGTTTCTCCTCACTCCACTCCAAATTGAGCCAAACGAGCCCACAAAATTTGCATTAAAAACACTCTTTCTTTCGTTTTCCCCACCCATCACCCACCTTCTTCACTAAATTGGCCGTCCAAACCTGCAACTGCCAAccccactttttattttttacctttGGTCAACCGTCCCTAACACGACATGTTGGTCCACATCTTTCCAAATGTTTGACCCagtcattttcctttctttaatgTCTCCTTTGTCAGTACTGTTActagtattattattagatCAGAGAAAAAACTTTGGTGGGCAATGAGAAAATAAAGTAAGGGGTAGAACCGTAGAAGGCATCCAAAGACAAAATCCAAAGATAAAAGCAATCAGTACCAAGATAAAAGCGAATAgaacccacttttttttttatgcttttcatAATTCATACCCAAATCTATAATCACCAAATTCACCACCTTCTCCTTTTTCGTCgtttttaaattcataatgaTTCTGGTGttcaagagagagaaagaaagagaaaagagaggaaggAATCCAATATGTTACAGGCATTGAACTAACCCCACTAATCTCCTTCGAGATAAGAGTGGAGTCTGACCGAGAGACAACAGCTACAGCTACCGCTGTGCTGCAACTGCTCCTATTCTTGGCTCCTTTCGATGAATTAATGAAACATGGAGAGGCTTTCCGCAGCTGTCTCTGTGATGTTCAAGACGATTCTAAGATGAGACTGGTAGCATCGGTAACACAGAGAGAGTGGTTGTGCTCGCCTTCGTAGGTCACAACCAGCATAGATGGATCATCCAGTGCTCTCTCGACGTGTTTACGTGCTGGACACCCTCTAACGCTGCTGCACTTGTAGTAACCCCTGTTTCATGTATATTTACATGTCAAAACACGCATTCCAAACTTAGGTCCTGAATTAGCTGTAACTTGGAcatatggaaaaagaaaaaaaaaaaaagtcctcgCACATAAGCCTGGCGATGATGGAGACTTGGAGTTGACGACTGAGATAACAGAGTTacgaaatttaaaattgaaggaACCTATCTAATTATATATCTGTGTTATCTATATACCTTGGATGAGGAGAACCCTTAATCGGCTTCTGTCCATATTTCCTCCAAGAAAAATCGTCCGGGGGAATATCAGCCATCTTCAAGCTAATCGCCGGAACCCTCACCACTCTCTTCACCCTCAACTTTCTGCTAtaagaaaacaacatatataaACTTAGAAAATCGAACCCAAGTTTAAAACGATGTAAGAGAGAGACGATGTGAGTAGGAAAGACCGACCTTTTCTTGGAACAATGGCATCGGCCGGAGGAGCTAACGCACTTGCCGGAACCCAAATTTTCGGAGCTACACTTTCTCTTCAAGGAGGTCGACAAAGACAAAGGTGGCTTTCCCACGGAGGAAAGCTGGGACAGATTCGTGATTTGAAACGCCGAAGAACAAGATGGCTGCTTGCTGTCTGTGTCGCCAGTCAAAGACGACATGAACGAGGTCGCAGcagaataagaaaaattaatcgTGGTGGATGCGTCCTTCCTGTCGATCACACCCTTTTTAGGCATCAAAGAGTCACTGTACTGGTACTGATTATTCAGGTTGTGGTGAGGAAGAGGTGGGATCTGCTGGATCGGAGTCGCATAGTAAACTCTGTCGGGTTCAGAAGCCTTCTCTTTATCTTCGATTTGGGAACCCAAAGGGCCTCTTCTGAAGCGAGCGTGGCCAGTCCGGGTCCGACCCAGAAGCGAAATAACCTTCTTGAACTTGGAGACAGCAACATCCGCCACAGCCTTGCAGTCCATCTCCATTTCCATGGACGGCTTCGAACTCG
This genomic interval from Carya illinoinensis cultivar Pawnee chromosome 2, C.illinoinensisPawnee_v1, whole genome shotgun sequence contains the following:
- the LOC122296234 gene encoding probable WRKY transcription factor 7 isoform X1 produces the protein MAVDFMMEYRNNNKNSDFRTKMEDNAVQEAASGLESVEKLIRLLSQSQQQYLSSSFSSSSSKPSMEMEMDCKAVADVAVSKFKKVISLLGRTRTGHARFRRGPLGSQIEDKEKASEPDRVYYATPIQQIPPLPHHNLNNQYQYSDSLMPKKGVIDRKDASTTINFSYSAATSFMSSLTGDTDSKQPSCSSAFQITNLSQLSSVGKPPLSLSTSLKRKCSSENLGSGKCVSSSGRCHCSKKSRKLRVKRVVRVPAISLKMADIPPDDFSWRKYGQKPIKGSPHPRGYYKCSSVRGCPARKHVERALDDPSMLVVTYEGEHNHSLCVTDATSLILESS
- the LOC122296234 gene encoding probable WRKY transcription factor 7 isoform X2, encoding MAVDFMMEYRNNNKNSDFRTKMEDNAVQEAASGLESVEKLIRLLSQSQQQYLSSSFSSSSSKPSMEMEMDCKAVADVAVSKFKKVISLLGRTRTGHARFRRGPLGSQIEDKEKASEPDRVYYATPIQQIPPLPHHNLNNQYQYSDSLMPKKGVIDRKDASTTINFSYSAATSFMSSLTGDTDSKQPSCSSAFQITNLSQLSSVGKPPLSLSTSLKRKCSSENLGSGKCVSSSGRCHCSKKRKLRVKRVVRVPAISLKMADIPPDDFSWRKYGQKPIKGSPHPRGYYKCSSVRGCPARKHVERALDDPSMLVVTYEGEHNHSLCVTDATSLILESS